Below is a genomic region from Helianthus annuus cultivar XRQ/B chromosome 2, HanXRQr2.0-SUNRISE, whole genome shotgun sequence.
tgttccaccattctaaggctgcgtttttaaacagatttgaagcaaacattatcttatcttcttcagcacacttgcttagtTTCAGAacggcctcagttttctctatccagcgtagggctgcaatgggtccttcattgcccgagaattctattggtttacaggaccagaattctttgtaagaacaaccatatggcatggttcttcttcttttgggaatgagcgcttgaagtacgggtccattgttcacgctgtgttccggttcacttggtcgtttactactatgcttacttttattgtttgcttcttgaaccgtttgaataataaatggcattgcatctataattccttgtgccactatgtgttgaacggcactattatccatttggtttccattgttattgtggtccggattctcattaaccacgttatggttactctggttatcgttattcagattatcctgattttcctcgtcggccatctgaattttacacaattaccaaatattaatatcacaaataatatttgaatatagccaatcacatgacacgcacttttaaccaaaagcgtcgagcattgcgacttttactctatttatatagtatgcatcattacacactagtactgaaatttaaagtacaataccgactgaaatgtaaagctataatactaatagtaggcctccgtagtgtttttttttttatacacacatatattattatattatattattattattactactaccgtttctgccatcacattcactgatatggattcatccaaaaatccatattacgctcatcatatttccatacgaggcgttctcccacctgtcgcattctctcactgctttctaaaatttcctccccaaaagtcctaagttcttggacattttctgcactcattgggggtgcatgTTCTAGGattgggtttggaaactggggtacgggttcttgatacggaggcataggggcctggtacgggtatggattctctaaaatttccctaacatatgcatcactaatgttgtagggatcttgaggatctaaccctggataagctcctaagttgggtattggcacattttcctgtattgggttttgttgcacgtagtccctaacatcgtcccactaGGGGTcatagttgtttgggtctaggggatctggtacaggtaccctaggtatctcctccgggttgtaatcaggcatttctatctggttttctacttccatgggttggtcaggattgtgtggttggggtgctagcatttgttccaggtttgggtcagcagcagtggttgctaaaatatggatattagcgatacccctgttgagcatatcctgattataagcatcagtctctctttttgctgcggctaacactcgctgctcctgcaactttttcatccttttcctacgctcgtgcgctcccctactgaaccatcccctctttttctgaggaaatggctcttcagattgagccttaaacacaaagattccttcttctgtgtcagcagaataccctgagagggcaggctgagaagaggaggtgccttcgctcctaggcgaaccagacagttgacgataggcgtcagagggtccttggtcgctcatactgtaaactaacaaatagtcagataacacatagcaagaaatacaattatacacgtatttccataattttatttcctaacactttgaattttgatgtcagcagaacacttctgtggctgaatcagtggcatagctctgataccaccttctgtcacaacccccgatccctagtttctggggaacgggcggccgtgagccagtttcggtggtatcacgtttatttattcaatttggcagcggaaattttcatcaggaccgtagttaggaaatatttaatcagagtaaaccaccgtctttaataatattaaacatatgggaaaaacccaagttttcaatacacacgtttcataggaataaatcctatttatttattaaaaacatctcttttattcttaggtaactttattgccacttttccaagccttcagtgttgtccagctggcttctatttggctttcacatattgttacctgaaacgcgttttaaaaacattttgtcagtgggaaatactggtgagtgaattcCAGTTGAATCAAGTTTATATAAAAAcaatttcacagtgaacagtattgagggcgcatccgcaattacatttgtttccaagttatatcaattaccaccacacggtaatgtcgttccgacttatggtcacgttactcctttaccaggtggtaacaaattttgtatacaaaaccccaaatttaccgactgtaattgtattcttacaaatactcaataaccgttattcgcatggaaaagtatttaaggttttgtaaaacaattcacaaaataggtttacaaaaagaggattactcacattgctgttttaggttattctttagggtttcctggtgaatatctataatttacacaaatgcacgtgtgttagtataataacccattttaacattagtaataccctccccgagacggcattccaacgactacgtcgggcagaaccacgacagccgttacggaaccctagatcaatcgggaagcgtatctaatacgtctccaggggttataatacttacatcgtagcagaacctcgctaattagggggtataatgcccgggtataataacgccactacagaaaattaagaaagaaagaaagaaagttgaaCGACGGACTGAAGACCCGATGCgtgctatttatagggctgaaatcggacttcctcgcggcccgcgtgggatatgggcagggcttacgcggcctGCATTGACTCCGGTCAACTGCGTAGCTTGGCTCGGTCATCGTATAGCTccgccgtgtgttgggccacgtggcggcccagggctgcgccacatttcaggacactcgcggcccgcatggacttaagcgAGATCATACGcggtgatgcgtgtgtagtgtaatatatttttaatgtataattaagccctttttacacctttagccaagttttaaatttataaaacacgagattcactaacactaaacacacatatgggcaagtgcacccatcgtggacgtagtatagtgttggtaagataccgaggtcgtccaaggacacaagagcttttaataccggtttatccttaacgtctaatcaaatcaaaaagtgagaaaaatgtttttaaactaagaaaataaaaactaactaaatgctgaaaaataaaataaaataaaaacagatagacaagatgaatcacttggatccgactcgtgtattagtataacctttgattattttcgcacttttgcacttgtttaagagattatcttagttattgtagtaggcccctcttttgaaggcgacgttaccctcaacccagtagtttgagtcagcaaggatacaatcctaaagggtcggattattggaagataatgaattaagttattaatgcaaattatggtaggccccgcttttggcggtgacgttaccctcggctaagtagtctgagtcagcagggatacagtcctaaatagccgggttatagtattaatagtagttaacttatgagggggtcaaagagtttggatccccgccatccaatacctatgggtattgaaggagatcctactaaatttgacccaggtcccaagcaggacctctaaacgctgaacaagggcaagacccttaccaaaccgttcccttaacccccgaccaggtagccaacatacctccatatagaccgtggagatatgaatggtgaaaatcttttattttatatagacagtaaaataatgccaagacaccacggacaaacgataaggaaagatcaccttcaacataagcaactagttattaaagtcattaatacaaaaccaaataaaaagtgcaaaagattaaaaataaaaagtattatactaaacacttgtcttcaccaagtgatgtaagagacttaggcaaacatggccttgattttcaagaactcttacgatcaatcttggatcccgagacgactcacacactctacgatagacaatggatgatggtggtggatgatggtgttatggtggtggtgggtggtggatgaagtgtgagagaggtggtgtgccaagggatgagatggaatgaaaccaagcacccctatttataggctgaacagaaggctgggcacggccccgtgtccgctggacacgcccccgtgcccgtctgacactctctctcctcattaattgtaattcgcaattacaattaatgcgcctgctgtactttcaccacgcccccgtgctcactggacacggccccgtggtgggcaatggaagcttctacaagtttgtctattatgctgcttcttgggcacggccccgtgctggctgagcacggggcgtgttcaggcttctgttttctcttctttgctttggaggatgccgttgagggtccgggcagtctacttttattccttttcttgtatttatgctagaattagttgtctttttgcttcttttgtgaatttgagctcatttcatcctgaaaatacaaaaggaagacaaaaacactctttttccaacattagtacttaaaaagggttagttttatgccttaattgatgtgatttatatgttgcattttacacacatcaaatacccccacacttgaacttttgcttgtcctcaagcaaaactctttaaaatgtggcttacactccgaaatggaataggtagaagagaaagtttttggctagtcatagagtgtcgggaatccaagatctttttaggttttatttttatttattcacaatcctattcgttatgatttattgagaacgtctcataggataaattacttattcgggcataacatgcctttttttaaaattccatttatatacaagttcacatacctcacggaataaatcactcaacactcggccgtaggtgtatttttagtgaatcactcgagagcggcatggaactcacgccttccataggcttgccaagcaatcaatcctcctcctttttaactttttacctttgtaaatatcaagaggactttttgggtgaagggttaggcttaggctaaaggtgggtggttgggttagtggctagtaaaagggcgaaaagcgtaaaaagcgtcggttttcgaaatttttttttagtgactttttattttgaagtatttctccaaacaagcttttgtttgtatagctttgtttgtttttaacttcatcatcatatatataatttttttttttaatcacataaaagaacgagcttgcgaaaaaccgagctttgttactaaaataaggggtgaaaaataaaaaggtttttggtgggtaaaaagggttttagggtaatgaaatgaaaggtttagggtcaaaggggttaactaggggattttgggtaggtggtaaaaaaaattgaaaaataatggtgtagaaagaaaaaatggttagtcctaatgcctccatcatttacttacttgggtttaagttggtaaggaccgggaatgaatcgtcgtggcaagttctagagttgtaagaaccaagcggctattcacacaagaaacgaaaaatgagcatttagtctaaagatgtaaatttgtatgctcaataaaggctcaaaactcacttttgtgggaatgggtttttaatgtgatcaagtatatataattaaattttaactagacttgttatgccgtttcataattttcttatgttggttcttgttatcacgacgctttcttttataaaaatataaccttattaatcttgtgattcccaacttaaactttagacaagtaaaaaaaatatgaaaatttttgaaaaaatttggggtgtttagtggttccaatagagttttgtgtaaggcttgttgttaggacttgcaaaatttcaaagtgttagcttccccccacacttaaattacacattgtactcaatgtgtcccaaaaataaatttttaggttgattggatgtgtggtgtggtgttaaaaagcaaagatttatgttactggcagtctggacacggccccgtggtgaccgggcacggcctcgtggtcaggtgccagtaacagaaattaaagaaatgagacagaagcctggacacgggggcgtgtctgttgaacacggcccgtgtccagttacctgaactgggcgtttttctgcaggtggctcagcacggggccgtgttggttgggcacggctcgtgttgagccttctgtgatggagatttgtgtcgggttgctctgttctttgtgcatgtggccatttttctcgttccctttttcatccattaccaccataagtgtgttttattcattaataaccatcaatcttagaaaccatcatatcattgcaaacatagagagacattacataaaactaaagatgaaaatacataaatattaaaccatggagttctagccctatgttttattttagttagcaaaatttccaagaagctactaatcttggttagataaggcttttagaaactccttcttccgggcgtggtcctcctcacatgtcggcgagccactcctccacctcccttggaaggagaaaagagggctcatttgcattagtgtgaggagtttcgatttccgctggaatttcttgtgggtgttccatgggaggttccgcgggaaagtcttcccacccggtagggttgttaaccccgagtgccaagttccagtcctgttgtggaaggattggttccatcgggggtgctacaagaatatttaacctctggtgcaagaggttaatttcttggaagctactttcgagtcccaccgtaagatcgttaatacggtcaatcaggacctcctctactgacgtcatttcgtcgagagcttcccttaatgctatcacatagtgcacaagcgtagcttcaacggagggccttcttccccttcggctgtttgatgattgaacggatgatgtttcgctattttcactcgccattctacgaaaaataaaccgaaaaacagtttatgtgatgaaacagtatctggacacggccccgtgcttattgagcacggccccgtgttcatctttctgcagaattttgaagcaaggaatcttgggcttttaagttattttctgaatttatgtaggctttttggacattaataactttaaacaatgttacacaacatgtttttaccaagattccatgaacaaaactcattgtttcctaccacaaaggttgaagaattcaaacctttgatggtagttcttggagaaagatgaaaaagaaggaaatggctagaagaggaaaggacaagacgggttgttggaaccttcttttagacttacctaggattgtttgagagaagattccttcaaatctctgtccaagttggtccaaatgtgcagaattcttggctgcatttatagaaaacgacagccttctggacacggccccgtgttcgctggacacggccccgtgtgtagatgaaattctgacacagtttgtccgtattctgacgttctgatcagaagggaatcttttggtgaacatgggggcgtgttggctggacacggccccgtgttgagtggtCTCTATAtttttatgaagttgtctagttTTTTATGGAACTTATCtgttatcgggtggctcttgattggttgggacaaccccaaagtgcctaagataccttaattgtcctatactaaggcgagaacgcaagaggttatcggtgagggtaattcctattttcattctaggtggacaagtccaaccctttcccgggctctcgttaaagaaggtgtatgccgaatcgctcaggtctatgtatgcatcgaacgaagtcgatggagagtccttcacggcacaatcggcacagggacgactaccgtccaagtcttttctaggtatgaaggtattttcgggagcaacgaggttgtcggaatgcggttccaacatttcctcctggtcatcgtcttggggcggatcaataaaatccttcctaagttcctttgaccaatttagaattagttcttctagttgaaataactcgtcaaggagcatttcccccagaatatctggctgggcgcattcgagggagagatagtgcttatttttactttcgcccctcttaaggttataaggaatcggtgggtctatatagtggggcctataatttagaaaataacattttagttcttcatgttcgcctccacataatcgacaccacgtaccataagagttccgaaagtaaaaagaattactatcactcatgtttgtgtcagaaattaccaaccgccgggatctaacggttctgttttcagtaagagaatcttgggcacgggggcgtgttgagtggacacggtcccgtgttcagcttactgtctgacttaaaacaggattgccagttccaatgattgagcacgggggcgtgttcagcgggcatgacccgtgctgagctctgcagaagctgaaaaactaagaaaaatcctaaaaattaaaaagaaaaataaaaatatgattaggccgttgattcctaactttcttaaaatccttgtgtccccggcaacggcgccaaaaacttgatgcgtgcgtagtgtaatatatttttaatgtataattaagccctttttacacctttagccaagttttaaatttataaaacacgatattcactaacactaaacacacatatgggcaagtgcacccatcgtggacgtagtatagtgttggtaagataccgaggtcgtccaaggacacaagagcttttaataccggtttatcctcaacgtctaatcaaatcaaaaagtgagaaaaatgtttttaaactaagaaaataaaaactaactaaatgctgaaaaataaaataaaataaaaacagatagacaagatgaatcacttggatccgactcgtgtattagtataacctttgattattttcgcacttttgcacttgtttaagagattatcttagttattgtagtaggcccctcttttgaaggcgacgttaccctcaacccagtagtttgagtcagcaaggatacaatcctaaagggtcggattattggaagataatgaattaagttattaatgcaaattatggtaggccccgcttttggcggtgacgttaccctcggctaagtagtctgagtcagcagggatacagtcctaaatagccggtttatagtattaatagtagttaacttatgagggggtcaaagagtttggatccccgccatccaatacctatgggtattgaaggagatcctactaaatttgactcaggtcccaagcaggacctctaaacgctgaacaagggcaagacccttaccaaaccgttcccttaacccccgaccaggtagccaacatacctccatatagaccgtggagatatgaatggtgaaaatcttttattttatatagacagtaaaataatgccaagacaccacggacaaacgataaggaaagatcaccttcaacataagcaactagttattaaagtcattaatacaaaaccaaataaaaagtgcaaaagattaaaaataaaaagtattatactaaacacttgtcttcaccaagtgatgtaagagacttaggcaaacatggccttgattgtcaagaactcttacgatcaatcttggatcccgagacgactcacacactctacgatggacaatggatgatggtggtggatgatggtgttatggtggtggtgggtggtggatgaagtgtgagagaagtggtgtgccaagggatgagatggaatgaaaccaagcacccctatttataggctgaacagaaggctgggcacggccccgtgtccgctggacacgcccccgtgcccgtctgacactctctctcctcattaattgtaattctcaattacaattaatgcgcctgctgtactttcaccatgcccccgtgctcactggacacggctccgtggtgggcaatggaagcttctacaagtttgtcttttatgctgcttcttgggcacggccccgtgctggctgagcacggggcgtgttcaggcttctgttttctcttctttgctttggaggatgccgttgagggtccgggcagtctacttttattccttttcttgtatttatgctagaattagttgtctttttgcttcttttgtgaatttgagctcatttcatcctgaaaatacaaaaggaagacaaaaacactctttttccaacattagtacttaaaaagggttagttttatgccttaattgatgtgatttatatgttgcattttacacacatcacgcggcccgcatgaacttaaggtTTTGGCGAAGTCTGGTTATACCCTGATGCGGCCCGCATGAGcttgaggtgaggtcctacgcggcccgcctcagcttatcttttagggtttttaatttattttatatgttattttgtattttgggttcggttttcacatacggggcacacacaaaaacatattagggtattttaagatatattagggtgtcagaaatattatgagggtgtcggttttaccgagggttgttatagaaTCGGCGTTCATTTTTGGTGTGTTCGCATAATTTCCCACGCCCGAACGTGTGCGAACGTGGTACCATTGTTCGACTTGTAAAGATCCAACGCTTTTTTAAACACATCCTTGTCGCTCATGCCGCAACAACGCCCACttgaatatattttattatattcttCGCAAAACCTATTGACGAACCCGCTCATTTTTAGCCACTTAGATGGCACCGAGTCGATATCTCGATACGTGTCTTGGTCCATTAGCTCAAGGAACTTCGCCAAAACCGCCTTCCAAAACCCTCACCCGTTAACCTATAAAatatgttacaaaaaaaaaataaaaaactaatactacaaaaaataaatgtaaaaaaaGGTTATTTTTACGAACCTTTTATCGGGTGTGTGGAAGTGCCTACGTAAGCCTTCGCTAAGGCTTCTTCCTCGAGTTGCGTCCACGGTTTCGCCTTTGGTTTGGACGGTTGCTCACCCACAACTTGCTTGCCTTTTCTTCGTTTGCCTTTTTGCGGTTGGGTCTTGGGAACGACTTCGACATCCTCATCGGGTTCGGATCGGGTGGGTTGCGTcgggttcggttcggttcgggttGAAAGGCTTGCACGGGTTGGATATTAAAAGCATTCCGCATCGTCAATTGTTGTATCGCTTGGCTTTGTTGCGGGTGAGCAAAAACGTTCGGTGAGTTTTGGAATGCGGCAAAGGCGTTTGAGGAATATTAAGAGAATTGGTTCGGCTCTATCGTTGGATAGTATCCCGGAACCGAGAAAACATTCGGGATGTTCGGTTGGGTCGGGTTGTTGGGGACGTTCGGGTTGTTGAAGGGATCCATGGTagaatataattttataaaaggggaagatgtttataaaaaatgagagagagagagatgagttgTGGTAGATGAAAAGTAAGAAAAATGGTGTAAAAAATGGGGGTTTTATATAGTTTTAGGATgtattttggtaaaaaaaaaattgaatattACCGTTGGTTTTATTTTTGAatttggaatttttttttttaaacggtaaCATCGCATGAAAAAGGGGGAAGTTTTGTCCTCACGTGGCCCGTCTCAAACGTCTTGGGGGGCGTGGTGTTGGCGTCGTCGCCGATCCGGGACGGAGGGGGACGTCCCCCCCATACCGTCTAGCCTTATGTTGAGAGCTTTCCTTAAGGTGCAGGAATCCTGAATCACCATCTATCTATAATTGATTATTTTTTCTGGTGTACAGAGAAAATTCAAATCACTTGGTATTtaaatttagagtaaattacaagttttgaattttatgtttacaccaaattgcaggctcTGTCATTTAGTGCAAAAGTttacgagttttgtccttaacgtttctaAATCCTGCACGtcatgtcctttaggccaaacccatttagattttttggttaaatatagtcatgtgccttgcacatgagggtattgtTGTCATTTCACCTTCTCAATGGCTATTAAGAATTTAAGAGTACCTGGTAGTCGCCAAACCTGGTTATCTAAACTCATTTTATTTTTGAAATCTTGATCGTCATACCAAACATAGTGGCAAATGAGAAACTGTAATCAGCATCCCGCCGCAACGCGACTCGTTCAAACAAAAACATATCTactaacaaaaaaataaatattcgGTTTATTTGGGTGGGTCAGGTTTCGAAAACACATCTACTAACGGTTTATTTGGGTGGGTGAGGTTTCGGGTTATTTAGATTATGGTTTCTTCCGGATTCGGGTTGGGTTCCCTAGATTATTAAAGAAAAAGAGCCCAAAATCTAATTAACATAATAGTCACGTACGCTTTCATTCTCCGTTGAGACAGAAAGGTAGGGTTTTTCGATGGTAACCCTTTATTTGGTTACATATTCTTTGATTCTTGTTAGTTTTTTGTTTCGATTTGGTGTTTCTGTATACCTACCTAATCTATGCCTGCAAAGTTATTAGGGTTTGATCTGAATAtgattatcattattattatttttatcattATTTAGGTAAGATATGCTTTGAATCTTGTTAGTTTTTGTTTGGCTTCGTTGTTTATGTATATCATTTCTCAAAAGTTATTAGGGTTTGATCTGATGCTTTGATTCTTGTTACTTTTTGTTTGGCTTCTGTGTTTATGAATACCTGATCATTGCCTGCCTGCATGCAAAGTTGTTAGGGTTTGATCTGATTATTataattattgttgttgttattgttattattatttaggttacatatgcagctttgtttcttgttagtTTTGTTATATATAACTTTCCTCCAGATTTCTAAACCCTTTTTTGGGCCcagtttttaaaaataaaaatacaggAGTTGGTGACGAACGACCGTTGCAATGTCTGAATCCAAAGCTCAAGACGACATCGACAAGGAGGCTTTTGAGCAATGGAAATCAAGGTGGAACAAAAAGTACACTACCTCTAAAGAGGAGAAGATTAGATTCGAAAAGTTTCAAAAAAATCTCCGTCTAGAAGAGGCTAATTCTGGTAATTCAGGACCATCAGAACCACCTTGGACGGCTTTGGACACTCATGCGGACGGTATTCCTTTTGAGCAGTACAGGGTAGAGATCCTGGGACTGGAACCGGACAATCCTGAGGAGCGCATTGTTTCTGATTCTGATAGTGAGGAGCGTGAGATTTTTATGAAGGGCTATGGTAAGGCTCATTATGGAGTCAAAGATAAGGATGGTAAATTCCAGCTGAAGTTTATTTACACAAAGAATCTGAGAGATACTAGTGATAAAGATTCCTGGTATGTGCCGCCTGTTGACAACGGCCAATGTAAGTCCCTCCCCCCCCCTGATTAGTTTTAGTACTAATATTTGAAGCCtcctaattaattaattaattaatgatACAACAAGAAGATTCAGAACTAATGACTTTGTACACAAAGAATCTGAAAGGTCCATTTCCCTGGTGTGTGCCGCCTGTTGACAAAGGCCGAAGTAAGTCCCCCCACCCCCCCTCTGATTAGTTTTAGTACTAAAATTTGAAGCCTCCTAATTAGTGATACAACAACAAGATTCAGAACTAATGACTTTGTACATGTGGCTAAATGTTAGGTGATCATGAAATAGATGATACCAAAGAGGAGGAGGAGCATGTTACAGCCAAACGTCAAAGTAtgttcgtctctctctctctctctgattaATTTTATTCAAGGTTTAAAAAGGCTAAAACGGGtatcgaggcgttttccctta
It encodes:
- the LOC110923946 gene encoding uncharacterized protein LOC110923946 — translated: MSESKAQDDIDKEAFEQWKSRWNKKYTTSKEEKIRFEKFQKNLRLEEANSGNSGPSEPPWTALDTHADGIPFEQYRVEILGLEPDNPEERIVSDSDSEEREIFMKGYGKAHYGVKDKDGKFQLKFIYTKNLRDTSDKDSWYVPPVDNGQYSELMTLYTKNLKGPFPWCVPPVDKGRSDHEIDDTKEEEEHVTAKRQSGRKKDDTKHVTAKRQSDHENDDTKRHKSGCGGGEDAAMTVEPEQ